Proteins encoded by one window of Chondromyces crocatus:
- a CDS encoding bifunctional serine/threonine-protein kinase/formylglycine-generating enzyme family protein, producing MSSTARGSARTPEALESRDQPSDQQGSTMLRAHDTADSMDHTPDVPLSMVDSSERTRGVPLSERYEDLGRIARGGMGDVRRVRDQMMQRTLAMKVLPWEMLDSPRDRARFLNEARMTAALQHPGVVPVHDCGELPDGRVWFTMKEVRGRTLREVLDELHRPVEVHARPGGATATSPPFRRVIDQFLRACEAVAYAHSVGIVHRDLKPDNIMVGEFGEVLVLDWGLAKRVGESASDAVTPPSSEGPTITPRDQQLTMPAPTCQEDLHDDGQLTMPGQVMGTIAYMPPEQARGELGRICAATDVYALGAVLYELLAGRPPYIGTPASVWGALLAGPPLPLEKTATIPPPLELSAVCARALSREPDDRFRTAGELATELRNWLDGARRRERALTLVTDAQAEAPRIDALRRRAEALRTEARTLLGQLRPYDPASLKAPGWRAEDEAERLENEAAAAEVAWLQALRSALNEAPDLPEAHEALADYYHQRLIAAEEARDVRLAAGYETLLRGHDRGRHAAVLAGNGALTLFTDPEGAEVVAYRYVEHDRALTPQNAVHLGRTPIRAAPLPRGSYLLRINAPGCDEVRYPVLIGRGEHWDGVRPDGRDPHPIHLPRTGTLAPESIYVPAGWFISGGDLDAGESLPRRRLWVHALVVQKHPVTNAQYLEFLNDLVARQLEADALAACARPPLGRANPGEDALAYERGPDGRFRLCAGATLDELRWPVAFIDWRAAMRYAHWLADRTGQAWRLLNELEWEKAARGVDGRRMPWGDHVEPTWACILGSHPGVPGRAPVEMYATDESPYGVRGMVGNVRDWCVNVWQHDGPAVAGAIVLPDIADKEDTALRAVRGGAWMSGPAMSRLAGRFATPPDDRFGGIGIRLARPLIDT from the coding sequence ATGAGCTCGACGGCTCGCGGGTCGGCCCGCACGCCTGAAGCGCTGGAAAGCCGGGATCAACCCTCCGATCAGCAGGGCTCCACGATGTTGCGCGCGCACGACACGGCGGACAGCATGGACCACACGCCGGACGTACCCCTCAGCATGGTGGACAGCTCGGAACGCACGCGAGGCGTCCCGCTGAGCGAACGCTACGAGGATCTCGGACGCATCGCGCGCGGCGGCATGGGCGATGTGCGGCGCGTGCGCGACCAGATGATGCAGCGCACGCTCGCGATGAAGGTGCTCCCCTGGGAGATGCTCGACTCGCCGCGTGACCGGGCTCGTTTCCTCAACGAAGCGCGCATGACGGCGGCGCTCCAGCACCCGGGCGTCGTGCCGGTGCACGACTGCGGGGAGCTGCCGGATGGGCGGGTGTGGTTCACGATGAAGGAGGTCCGCGGCCGCACCCTGCGGGAGGTCCTCGACGAGCTGCACCGCCCGGTGGAGGTGCACGCGCGCCCGGGCGGCGCGACCGCCACCTCGCCCCCGTTCCGTCGGGTGATCGACCAGTTTTTGCGTGCGTGCGAGGCCGTCGCGTATGCGCACAGCGTCGGCATCGTCCACCGCGATCTGAAGCCGGACAACATCATGGTCGGCGAGTTCGGCGAGGTGCTCGTCCTGGACTGGGGTCTCGCCAAGCGCGTGGGGGAGAGCGCCTCCGACGCCGTCACGCCGCCTTCCAGCGAGGGGCCAACCATCACCCCCCGCGACCAGCAGCTCACCATGCCCGCGCCGACGTGCCAGGAGGATCTCCACGACGACGGCCAGCTCACCATGCCTGGCCAGGTCATGGGCACCATCGCCTACATGCCCCCGGAGCAAGCCCGCGGCGAACTCGGGCGCATCTGCGCCGCCACCGACGTCTATGCCCTCGGCGCCGTGCTGTACGAGCTGCTCGCTGGCCGCCCCCCCTACATCGGCACACCAGCCTCCGTGTGGGGCGCGCTCCTCGCGGGCCCTCCCCTCCCGCTCGAAAAGACGGCCACCATCCCCCCACCCCTGGAGCTGAGCGCCGTGTGCGCGCGCGCCCTCTCCAGAGAACCCGATGATCGCTTTCGCACCGCCGGCGAACTGGCCACAGAGCTCCGCAACTGGCTCGACGGCGCCCGCCGCCGAGAACGTGCCCTCACCCTCGTGACGGACGCCCAGGCGGAGGCCCCCCGCATCGACGCACTCCGCCGCCGGGCCGAGGCCCTCCGCACCGAAGCGCGGACCCTGCTCGGACAGCTCCGCCCTTATGACCCGGCGTCACTCAAGGCGCCTGGATGGCGGGCGGAGGACGAGGCCGAGCGGCTCGAGAACGAGGCCGCGGCCGCCGAGGTGGCCTGGCTCCAGGCGCTGCGCTCCGCGCTCAACGAGGCCCCGGATCTCCCCGAAGCCCACGAGGCACTCGCCGATTACTACCACCAGCGCCTCATCGCGGCAGAAGAGGCGCGGGACGTCCGCCTCGCGGCCGGCTACGAGACCCTCCTCCGCGGACACGATCGCGGCCGCCATGCCGCCGTGCTCGCGGGCAACGGCGCCCTCACCTTGTTCACGGATCCGGAGGGCGCCGAGGTGGTCGCCTACAGGTACGTGGAGCACGACCGCGCCCTCACCCCGCAGAATGCGGTCCACCTCGGGCGCACCCCCATCCGCGCTGCGCCCCTTCCCCGCGGGAGCTACCTCCTCCGGATCAACGCCCCGGGATGTGACGAGGTGCGTTACCCCGTGCTGATCGGCCGAGGCGAGCACTGGGATGGCGTGCGCCCCGACGGCAGAGACCCTCACCCGATCCACCTCCCCCGGACTGGCACCCTCGCCCCCGAGAGCATCTACGTGCCCGCTGGATGGTTCATCTCCGGCGGCGACCTCGACGCGGGCGAGAGCCTGCCCCGCCGCCGCCTCTGGGTCCACGCACTCGTGGTGCAGAAGCACCCGGTGACCAACGCCCAGTACCTCGAGTTCCTGAACGACCTCGTCGCCCGCCAGCTGGAGGCCGACGCCCTCGCCGCCTGCGCACGCCCCCCCCTGGGACGCGCCAACCCCGGAGAAGACGCGCTCGCGTACGAGCGAGGCCCGGACGGACGCTTTCGCCTCTGCGCGGGGGCCACCCTCGACGAGCTGCGCTGGCCCGTCGCGTTCATCGACTGGCGAGCCGCCATGCGGTACGCCCACTGGCTGGCCGACCGCACCGGGCAGGCCTGGCGCCTGCTCAACGAACTGGAGTGGGAGAAAGCGGCGCGTGGTGTCGACGGCCGGCGCATGCCGTGGGGTGACCACGTCGAGCCGACGTGGGCTTGCATCCTCGGCAGCCACCCCGGGGTACCTGGTCGCGCGCCGGTGGAGATGTATGCCACCGACGAGAGCCCTTACGGCGTGCGCGGCATGGTCGGGAACGTGCGCGATTGGTGCGTGAACGTGTGGCAGCACGATGGCCCCGCCGTGGCAGGCGCCATCGTGCTGCCGGACATCGCTGACAAGGAAGATACCGCGCTGCGGGCGGTGCGCGGAGGAGCGTGGATGAGCGGCCCCGCCATGTCTCGGCTCGCCGGTCGCTTCGCGACACCACCCGACGATCGCTTCGGTGGCATCGGCATTCGCCTGGCGAGGCCGCTCATCGACACCTGA
- a CDS encoding class I SAM-dependent rRNA methyltransferase translates to MLIQLTPTAAAAVRRGHPWVFREGLVSRDGRGHPPRQRATGDVVELGDGKAFVARGLWDADSPIAVRVFERSAGRALNIGAVSARVERAIALRDTWFPDDTTTAYRLCNGEGDHVPSLVIDRYAHVAVLRLDGGILLPWLDRLVPRIASVLTRRGVRTLGLRATADTGTPEDGKKITLLHGPPLPDRLVVRESGMAMEVDLARGQKTGAFLDQRDNRARVRALASGRARALNLFSYAGGFSLAAALGGAAHVTSVDSAAAAHATAQRSFRENGLDPTQHDFITADAFDFLDKAHARGDRWDLIVSDPPSFAPSERAKPRALAAYRRLHGAIARVLTDGGVFCAASCSSHVTAEDFATTLDHATLDRDDLRLCALLGQPPDHPTLPAWPEGRYLKMAVLA, encoded by the coding sequence ATGCTGATCCAACTCACCCCGACCGCCGCCGCCGCCGTGCGCCGCGGCCACCCGTGGGTGTTCCGTGAAGGCCTCGTCTCCAGGGATGGGCGCGGTCACCCGCCTCGCCAGCGCGCCACCGGTGACGTGGTCGAACTCGGCGACGGCAAGGCCTTCGTGGCCCGCGGCCTCTGGGATGCCGACTCCCCCATCGCCGTCCGCGTCTTCGAGCGGTCGGCCGGCCGAGCGCTCAACATCGGCGCGGTCTCCGCACGTGTCGAGCGCGCCATCGCCCTGCGCGACACCTGGTTCCCTGACGACACCACCACGGCGTACCGTCTCTGCAATGGCGAGGGAGACCACGTCCCCAGCCTGGTGATCGACCGCTACGCCCATGTCGCCGTCCTCCGCCTCGACGGGGGCATCCTCCTCCCCTGGCTCGATCGCCTCGTCCCCCGCATCGCCAGCGTGCTCACCCGACGTGGCGTCCGCACCCTCGGCCTGCGCGCCACCGCCGACACGGGCACGCCAGAAGACGGCAAGAAGATCACCCTCTTGCATGGCCCTCCCCTCCCCGACCGGCTCGTCGTCCGCGAGTCCGGCATGGCCATGGAGGTCGACCTCGCTCGCGGCCAGAAGACCGGCGCCTTCCTCGACCAGCGCGACAACCGCGCCCGCGTCCGCGCCCTTGCCAGTGGCCGCGCCCGCGCCCTCAACCTCTTCAGCTATGCCGGCGGCTTCTCCCTCGCTGCCGCGCTCGGAGGCGCCGCGCACGTCACCTCCGTCGACTCGGCCGCAGCCGCTCACGCCACCGCCCAGCGCAGCTTCCGCGAGAACGGACTCGACCCCACCCAGCACGACTTCATCACCGCCGACGCCTTCGACTTCCTCGACAAGGCCCACGCCCGCGGCGACCGCTGGGACCTCATCGTCTCCGACCCCCCGAGCTTCGCGCCCAGCGAGCGCGCCAAGCCCCGCGCCCTCGCCGCCTACCGCCGCCTCCACGGCGCCATCGCCCGCGTCCTCACCGACGGCGGTGTCTTCTGCGCCGCCTCCTGCTCCAGCCACGTCACCGCCGAGGACTTCGCCACCACCCTCGACCACGCCACCCTCGACCGCGACGACCTCCGCCTCTGCGCCCTCCTCGGTCAGCCCCCGGATCACCCCACGCTCCCCGCGTGGCCCGAGGGTCGCTACCTGAAGATGGCCGTCCTCGCCTGA
- a CDS encoding radical SAM protein → MVQIPARTVHYIVKVSKFCNLRCRYCYELPELGNPDAMSLERLDRMYTHIADHYGTQERPTRVVLVWHGGEPLIQAPDLYWETFARQKTIFGAHPQITVENVVQTNLTLLDDERIRLLKEGFQGVGVSIDLFGGLRVNLAGKDSQARVLSNIDRLRAASVRFGGISVLTRRNFHEVKKIFRFYERLTMSFRLLPLFPGAFDGQHADYSIKADEVLEAFCTVADLWLESDKVFDAIPVTGHIQAVARRLRGNTRPVYYNRRDWETAIMVNTNGDAFGYPEAYDAAYCYGNIFNTSVTDLLSSESRERSVKASEMRMALSCARCTYFGSCSGYSMAEDNHQYIGPEAHGIALCHVERNLMQHIETRLKQTGLFSDAGFVDPAGAASRRLDETLQENPSLSVPA, encoded by the coding sequence ATGGTGCAAATCCCGGCACGCACGGTCCATTACATCGTCAAGGTATCCAAGTTCTGCAACCTGCGCTGCAGGTACTGCTACGAGCTGCCGGAGCTGGGCAATCCCGATGCGATGTCCCTCGAGCGGCTCGATCGCATGTACACCCACATTGCCGATCACTATGGCACGCAGGAACGACCGACACGGGTCGTCCTCGTCTGGCACGGCGGAGAACCACTGATTCAGGCCCCCGACCTCTACTGGGAGACCTTCGCGCGTCAGAAAACAATCTTCGGTGCGCACCCGCAGATCACCGTGGAGAACGTGGTCCAGACGAACCTCACCCTCCTGGACGACGAGCGCATCCGCCTCTTGAAGGAAGGCTTCCAGGGCGTCGGCGTGTCCATCGATCTGTTCGGTGGATTGAGGGTGAACCTCGCTGGAAAGGATTCGCAGGCGCGCGTCCTGTCGAACATCGATCGGCTCCGCGCCGCCAGTGTCCGGTTCGGCGGCATCAGCGTGCTCACGCGCCGCAACTTCCACGAGGTGAAGAAGATCTTCCGCTTCTACGAGCGGCTGACCATGAGCTTCCGCTTGCTGCCTCTCTTCCCCGGGGCGTTCGACGGACAGCACGCCGACTATTCGATCAAGGCAGACGAGGTGCTGGAGGCTTTCTGCACGGTCGCCGACCTCTGGCTGGAGAGTGACAAGGTCTTCGACGCCATCCCGGTGACGGGCCACATCCAGGCGGTCGCCAGGCGGCTCCGAGGGAATACGCGGCCGGTCTATTACAACCGCCGCGACTGGGAGACCGCCATCATGGTGAACACCAATGGCGACGCTTTCGGCTATCCGGAAGCGTATGACGCCGCTTACTGCTACGGAAACATCTTCAATACCTCGGTCACCGACCTGCTCTCCTCGGAGAGCCGCGAGCGCTCGGTGAAGGCGTCCGAGATGCGGATGGCACTGTCCTGCGCTCGGTGCACGTACTTTGGCTCCTGTTCGGGCTACTCCATGGCCGAGGACAACCACCAGTACATCGGGCCCGAGGCGCACGGCATCGCCTTGTGCCACGTGGAACGCAACCTCATGCAGCACATCGAGACGCGCCTGAAACAGACGGGGCTCTTCTCGGACGCAGGCTTCGTCGATCCTGCAGGTGCCGCCTCGCGACGTCTCGACGAGACCTTGCAAGAGAACCCGTCGCTCAGCGTTCCCGCCTGA
- the rd gene encoding rubredoxin, whose protein sequence is MASKRQKYRCTVCEHVYDPDLGDPDSGIPPGTAFEDIDENWMCPVCGATKADFEPLD, encoded by the coding sequence ATGGCCAGCAAGCGTCAAAAGTATCGGTGCACGGTGTGCGAGCATGTCTACGACCCGGACCTGGGCGATCCGGACTCGGGAATCCCGCCCGGTACGGCCTTCGAGGACATCGACGAGAACTGGATGTGTCCGGTGTGCGGGGCGACGAAGGCGGACTTCGAGCCGCTCGACTGA
- a CDS encoding AAA family ATPase, whose product MLLSRVRLIQIGPFDDLTLSLEDDAGTPRRLIVLFGGEGVGKTSVLAAIASTRPGHAIAQLRQRGDEGPPPHVVTDWLLGSDDPARLHPLRVTGPNVRLDEPEEAALLRRREQAHFDRRAQEGGFVLVSFSGARWFSRSGVVLSSPDRTILRYDVRTAASFDDATRTDLTRETKQVLAYIAIAASLSPGSRFEHIDQALREVLAILLEGSGVTYLGVDPARLEPIFSVTGDRRVELDELGRSDRTLVAIGALTLRALAAAHPTTAPREAEGVALIDDLDAHQPLHRQRSLPARLRHALPRVQWIVTTASPMVTLGCEMPDVIALRREPSSGRVELHEGPDAIIH is encoded by the coding sequence GTGCTTCTATCCCGCGTTCGCCTGATCCAGATCGGCCCCTTCGACGACCTCACCCTCTCGCTGGAGGACGACGCGGGCACCCCGCGGCGGCTCATCGTGCTTTTCGGCGGCGAAGGTGTCGGCAAGACCTCGGTCCTTGCCGCCATCGCGTCCACGCGCCCCGGGCACGCCATCGCCCAGCTCCGCCAGCGCGGCGACGAAGGCCCACCCCCGCACGTCGTCACCGACTGGCTGCTCGGCAGTGACGACCCCGCGCGCCTCCACCCCTTGCGCGTCACCGGCCCGAACGTCCGCCTCGACGAACCCGAAGAAGCCGCCCTGCTGCGCCGCCGCGAGCAAGCCCACTTCGACCGCCGCGCCCAGGAAGGCGGCTTCGTCCTCGTCTCCTTCTCTGGTGCCCGCTGGTTCTCCCGCTCCGGCGTCGTCCTCTCCAGCCCCGACCGGACCATCCTCCGCTACGACGTCCGCACCGCCGCCAGCTTCGACGACGCCACCCGCACCGACCTCACCCGCGAGACCAAGCAGGTGCTCGCCTACATCGCCATCGCCGCCTCCCTCTCCCCTGGCAGCCGCTTCGAGCACATCGACCAGGCCCTCCGCGAGGTCCTCGCCATCCTCCTCGAAGGCTCTGGCGTCACCTACCTCGGCGTCGACCCGGCCCGCCTCGAGCCCATCTTCTCCGTGACCGGCGACCGCCGCGTCGAACTCGACGAGCTCGGCCGCAGCGACCGCACCCTCGTCGCCATCGGCGCGCTCACCCTCCGCGCCCTCGCGGCCGCGCACCCCACCACCGCACCGCGCGAAGCCGAAGGCGTCGCCCTCATCGACGACCTCGACGCCCACCAGCCCCTGCACCGCCAGCGCTCCCTCCCTGCCCGCTTGCGCCACGCCCTCCCGCGCGTGCAGTGGATCGTCACCACCGCCTCCCCCATGGTCACGCTCGGCTGCGAGATGCCCGACGTGATCGCCCTCCGCCGCGAGCCCAGCTCCGGCCGCGTCGAGCTCCACGAAGGCCCGGACGCCATCATCCACTGA
- a CDS encoding MFS transporter, with translation MPPWLKQLLPILILLAAIFFVLKRLPKVDLGHSEAFLRRRRWNWLPLGLTYAFLYMGRYNLSANIPVLQGMEILSKEEFGSIDGVGSVAYGFAFLLNGPLTDRWGGRATILIAAAGSALMNLLMGATMQIAGKGELDHGTFITALTVLNAANMYFQSFGAVSIVKVNAPWFHVRERGVLGGVFGILISLGLYFAYDWTRFIGKALPIQWAFHIPAALLVGFFIIDYFLIRDTPGDAGFQDFDTADASSGDTGPSLGVVDVARRMFSQPVIWIIVAIEFCSGFLRNAIMKWYLVFADKTGEKLDFVASNWGVLLCVAGILGGVFAGFISDHVFESRRGPVATVLYAGLVVGAAVVSFTLGSPAVGWTVVFMSLCVIGVHGMLSGTASMDFGGKKNAGVATGIIDGFVYLGTGAQAFLYGRILPSGDAAKDPQNWSQWPLAMLPVAILGLVLATRVWNARPQRAAPAH, from the coding sequence ATGCCGCCCTGGCTGAAACAGCTCCTCCCGATCCTCATCCTCCTCGCCGCGATCTTCTTCGTCCTCAAGCGGCTCCCGAAGGTCGACCTCGGCCACTCCGAGGCCTTCCTCCGCCGCAGGCGCTGGAACTGGCTCCCCCTCGGCCTCACGTACGCGTTCCTCTACATGGGACGCTACAACCTCTCGGCGAACATCCCCGTGCTCCAGGGCATGGAGATCCTCAGCAAAGAGGAGTTCGGCAGCATCGACGGCGTCGGCTCCGTGGCCTACGGCTTCGCCTTCCTGCTCAATGGCCCCCTCACCGACCGCTGGGGCGGCCGCGCCACCATCCTCATCGCCGCCGCCGGCTCCGCCCTGATGAACCTCCTCATGGGCGCCACCATGCAGATCGCCGGCAAGGGCGAACTCGATCACGGCACGTTCATCACCGCGCTGACGGTGCTCAACGCCGCCAACATGTACTTCCAGAGCTTCGGCGCCGTCTCCATCGTCAAGGTGAACGCCCCCTGGTTCCACGTCCGCGAGCGCGGCGTCCTCGGCGGCGTCTTCGGCATCCTCATCTCGCTCGGCCTCTACTTCGCCTACGACTGGACGCGCTTCATCGGCAAGGCCCTGCCCATCCAGTGGGCGTTCCACATCCCCGCCGCCCTCCTCGTCGGCTTCTTCATCATCGACTACTTCCTCATCCGCGACACCCCGGGTGACGCCGGCTTCCAGGACTTCGACACCGCCGACGCCTCCTCGGGCGACACCGGCCCCTCCCTCGGCGTCGTCGACGTCGCCCGGCGCATGTTCTCCCAGCCGGTCATCTGGATCATCGTCGCCATCGAGTTCTGCAGCGGCTTCCTGCGCAACGCGATCATGAAGTGGTATCTCGTCTTCGCCGACAAGACGGGCGAGAAACTCGACTTCGTCGCCTCGAACTGGGGCGTGCTCCTCTGCGTCGCCGGCATCCTCGGCGGCGTCTTCGCCGGCTTCATCTCCGACCACGTCTTCGAGTCACGCCGCGGCCCCGTCGCCACCGTCCTCTACGCCGGCCTCGTCGTCGGCGCCGCCGTGGTGAGCTTCACCCTCGGCAGCCCTGCCGTCGGCTGGACCGTGGTGTTCATGTCCCTCTGCGTCATCGGCGTCCACGGCATGCTCTCCGGCACCGCGAGCATGGACTTCGGCGGCAAGAAGAACGCTGGCGTCGCCACCGGCATCATCGACGGCTTCGTGTACCTCGGCACCGGCGCCCAGGCCTTCCTCTACGGCCGCATCCTCCCCTCGGGCGACGCCGCGAAGGACCCGCAGAACTGGTCCCAGTGGCCCCTCGCCATGCTTCCCGTCGCCATCCTCGGCCTCGTCCTCGCGACCCGCGTGTGGAACGCCAGGCCCCAGCGCGCCGCCCCCGCCCACTGA
- a CDS encoding DUF1328 family protein, translating into MGILKWALIFAVAALVAAVFGFGGMAEGFADIAQFLFVAFVVVAVIIGVLGLRAIKRVT; encoded by the coding sequence ATGGGTATTCTGAAGTGGGCTCTGATCTTCGCTGTGGCTGCGCTGGTCGCGGCGGTCTTCGGCTTCGGCGGCATGGCCGAGGGCTTCGCCGACATCGCGCAGTTCCTGTTCGTCGCGTTCGTGGTCGTCGCCGTGATCATCGGCGTGCTCGGTCTCCGCGCCATCAAGCGGGTCACCTGA
- a CDS encoding aldo/keto reductase → MDYRYLGGSGFKVPVLTFGTGTFGGGNEFFKAWGTSGVEEATRLVDVCLDAGLTMFDSADIYSNGLAEEILGKAIAGRRDKVLISTKGTFRHGEGPNDVGSSRFHLVRSVEASLRRLGTDYIDLYQLHGFDAHTPIEEALGTLDDLVRAGKIRYIGASNFSGWHLMKSLAISEKYGLSRYVAHQAYYSLVGRDYEWELMPLGLDQKVGAVVWSPLGWARLTGKFRRGQPVPEGTRLLSKANVDMGPPIPEEYLYTVVDALDAVAAETGKTLPQIALNWLLQRPTVSTLVIGARNEEQLRQNLGAVGWNLSAEQVARLDAASQVTSAYPYWHQRGFAERNPFPTG, encoded by the coding sequence ATGGACTACAGATACCTCGGCGGATCAGGCTTCAAGGTCCCGGTGCTGACCTTCGGGACGGGGACGTTCGGTGGAGGGAACGAGTTCTTCAAGGCCTGGGGCACGAGCGGGGTGGAGGAAGCCACGCGGCTCGTGGACGTGTGCCTCGACGCGGGGCTGACGATGTTCGACAGCGCGGACATCTACTCGAACGGGCTGGCCGAGGAGATCCTCGGCAAGGCGATCGCCGGGCGCCGGGACAAGGTGCTCATCTCGACGAAGGGGACGTTCCGCCACGGCGAGGGACCGAACGACGTGGGGTCGTCCCGCTTTCACCTCGTCCGCAGCGTGGAGGCGAGTTTGCGGCGGCTGGGGACCGACTACATCGACCTCTACCAGCTCCACGGCTTCGACGCGCACACGCCGATCGAGGAGGCGCTGGGGACGCTCGACGATCTCGTGCGTGCGGGGAAGATTCGCTACATCGGGGCGTCGAACTTCTCGGGGTGGCACCTGATGAAGTCGCTGGCGATCTCGGAGAAGTACGGGCTTTCGCGCTACGTGGCGCACCAGGCGTACTACTCGCTGGTGGGCCGCGACTACGAGTGGGAGCTGATGCCGCTGGGACTCGACCAGAAGGTCGGGGCGGTGGTGTGGAGTCCGCTCGGGTGGGCGCGGCTCACGGGGAAGTTCCGCCGGGGTCAGCCGGTGCCGGAGGGGACGCGGTTGCTGAGCAAGGCCAACGTCGACATGGGTCCGCCGATCCCGGAGGAGTACCTCTACACGGTGGTGGACGCGCTCGACGCCGTCGCTGCCGAGACGGGGAAGACGCTCCCGCAGATCGCGCTCAACTGGTTGCTCCAGCGGCCGACGGTCTCGACGCTGGTGATCGGGGCGCGCAACGAAGAGCAGCTTCGCCAGAACCTCGGCGCGGTGGGCTGGAACCTGTCGGCAGAGCAGGTGGCCCGGCTCGACGCCGCCAGCCAGGTGACGTCGGCGTATCCGTACTGGCATCAGCGGGGCTTCGCCGAGCGGAATCCGTTCCCGACCGGCTGA
- a CDS encoding aldo/keto reductase has protein sequence MDYRYLGGSGFKVPVLTFGTGTFGGGNEFFKAWGTSGVEEATRLVDVCLDAGLTMFDTADVYSSGLAEEILGKAIAGRRGEVLLSTKGTFRNGTGPNDVGSSRFHLVRSVEASLRRLGTDHIDLYQLHGFDAFTPIEEALGTLDDLVRAGKIRYIGASNFSGWHLMKSLAISEKYGLARYVAHQAYYSLVGRDYEWELMPLGLDQKVGAVVWSPLGWARLTGKFRRGQPVPEGTRMLSKSNADLGPPVPEEYLYTVVDALDAVAAETGKTLPQTALNWLLQRPTVSTLVIGARNEEQLRQNLGAVGWNLSAEQVARLDAASQVTPVYPYWHSRVFPELYPSPTG, from the coding sequence ATGGACTACAGATACCTCGGCGGATCAGGCTTCAAGGTCCCGGTGTTGACCTTCGGGACAGGGACGTTCGGAGGAGGGAACGAATTCTTCAAGGCCTGGGGTACGAGTGGGGTGGAGGAAGCCACGCGGCTCGTGGATGTGTGCCTCGACGCGGGGCTGACGATGTTCGACACCGCCGACGTCTACTCGAGCGGGCTGGCCGAGGAGATCCTGGGCAAGGCGATCGCCGGGCGTCGGGGCGAGGTGCTCCTCTCGACGAAGGGGACCTTTCGTAACGGCACAGGGCCGAACGACGTGGGGTCGTCCCGCTTTCATCTCGTCCGCAGCGTGGAGGCGAGCTTGCGGCGGCTGGGGACCGACCACATCGACCTCTACCAGCTCCACGGCTTCGACGCGTTCACGCCGATCGAAGAGGCGCTGGGGACGCTCGATGATCTCGTGCGCGCGGGGAAGATTCGCTACATCGGTGCGTCGAATTTCTCGGGGTGGCACCTGATGAAGTCGCTGGCGATCTCGGAGAAATACGGGCTCGCGCGCTACGTGGCACACCAGGCGTACTACTCGCTGGTGGGCCGCGACTACGAGTGGGAGCTGATGCCGCTGGGGCTCGACCAGAAGGTCGGGGCGGTGGTGTGGAGCCCGCTCGGGTGGGCGCGCCTCACGGGGAAGTTTCGTCGGGGCCAGCCGGTGCCGGAGGGGACGCGGATGCTGAGCAAGTCCAACGCCGACCTGGGTCCGCCGGTCCCGGAGGAGTACCTCTACACGGTGGTGGACGCGCTCGACGCCGTCGCTGCCGAGACGGGGAAGACGCTCCCGCAGACCGCGCTCAACTGGTTGCTCCAGCGGCCGACGGTCTCGACGCTGGTGATCGGGGCGCGCAACGAAGAGCAGCTCCGCCAGAACCTGGGCGCGGTGGGCTGGAACCTCTCGGCAGAGCAGGTGGCCCGGCTCGACGCCGCCAGCCAGGTGACACCCGTGTACCCGTACTGGCATTCGCGCGTCTTTCCGGAGCTGTATCCGTCTCCGACTGGCTGA
- a CDS encoding DUF1993 domain-containing protein: MTLSMYESSVPVFLRAFANLSAILRKAVDYAEVEKLDPDTLTQARLIPDMAPLTAQVQFASDIAKGCAARLAGVEVPSFADKETNFTELQERIAKTVAFLESIDPAKFEGSEERGIELNIGGNPLGFEGRRYLLDFALPNFYFHVTMAYALLRHKGVQIGKRDFLGGV, encoded by the coding sequence ATGACGCTATCCATGTACGAGTCGTCCGTTCCGGTCTTCCTGCGCGCCTTCGCGAACCTCTCGGCGATCCTCCGCAAAGCCGTCGACTACGCCGAGGTGGAGAAGCTCGACCCCGACACGCTGACGCAAGCGCGCCTGATCCCCGACATGGCTCCCCTCACGGCCCAGGTGCAGTTCGCCAGCGACATCGCGAAGGGGTGTGCCGCGCGTCTCGCCGGCGTGGAAGTCCCGAGCTTCGCCGACAAGGAGACCAACTTCACCGAGCTCCAGGAGCGCATCGCGAAGACGGTCGCCTTCCTGGAGTCCATCGACCCCGCCAAGTTCGAAGGCTCCGAGGAGCGCGGCATCGAGCTGAACATCGGTGGCAACCCGCTCGGCTTCGAGGGGCGCCGCTACTTGCTCGATTTCGCGCTGCCCAACTTCTATTTCCACGTCACCATGGCCTATGCCCTGCTCCGCCACAAAGGCGTGCAGATCGGCAAGCGCGACTTTCTCGGCGGCGTCTGA